Within the Deltaproteobacteria bacterium genome, the region GCCCTGCTCCTGCTCTGGCTGGCCTGGACCTGGCGGCTGCCTGCGCTCCCTGCGGGTCTCGCGGGCCTCGCCTTCGCCCTGCATCCCATCCACGTCGAGGTGGCGGCCCACGTCGCCGGCCGCAAGGACGTCCTGGTGACGGTCTTCTTGCTGGCGGCCCTCCTGGCCCACGCGCGGTGGCGCCGTGGTGGCGACGCGCGCTGGCTCCTGCTGGCACCCCTCTTCCTCGCCGCCGGGCTCTTCTCGAAAGAGAACGCGATCGTCGGGCTCGGATTGCTGCCCTTGCAGGACCTCCTCATCGACCGGAGAGAGCCGGTCCGGTGGCGACGTCTCGCGGCCCTCTATGGCGCCTACGCCCTGGTGACCCTCGGCTGGGCTGCGGCACGCTGGAGCGTCGTCGGCGCGCTCGCCTCCACCGTGGTTCCCTTCCTGGACAACCCCCTCGTCGAGGCGAGCCTCACCGGGCGCTGGATGACCGCACTGGCGGTGCTCGGCCGGGGCCTGGGAGCCCTCGTCTGGCCGACGACCCTCTCTCCCGACTACTCCTTCGATGCGCTGCCAGTGGTGCGCTCGGCGCTCGACCCCGGCTTCGTGGGCAGCCTCCTCCTCCTCGGCCTGCTCACCTGGCTGGCGGCGCGCAACTGGCGAGCACGGCCCGCCGTCACCGCCGGCCTGCTCTTCTGGGCCGGAGCCATCTTCCCGACCTCGAACCTCTTGCTGGTCATCGGAACCATCTACGGAGAGCGCCTGCTCTATCTCCCGAGCGCCGGCATCGCCCTGGCCGCGGCCGCACTGCTCCCCGCGGAGCTCGGCATCGCCCGGCCTCGGGGCAAGGCGATCCTCGCGCTGGCGGCAGGCCTCCTGCTCGCCTGGTCGGCGAGGAACCTGCACTACTCCGCCGCCTGGGAGAGCGAGGCCACGCTCTTCGCCTGGGCCGCCCGGGCCGTGCCGGGATCGGCGAAGGTTCACCACAAGCTCGGTGAGCGAGCGATGGCCGAGGGACGCCACGCCGAGGCCGAGGCCGCCTTCGCCCGGGCGCTGGCCATTCACGACGAGGCCTTCCAGACCCACCGGGGTCGTGCGGCGGCGCTGCGCGGCCTGGGTCGCCTCGCCGAGGCCGAGGCCGCGCTGAGGCGGGTCGTCGAGCTGCGGGGCGACGACCCGGCCTCCCACTATGAGCTCGCCAGCCTCTACCGCGACCTCGGGCGGCTCGAGGACGCCCGGCCCCACTGGGAGAAGACCCTGGCCCTCGATCCCGCCCACGCCGGCGCGCTCGGCGACCTGGGCAGCTATCGCCACCTCCAGGGGGATACCGCCGGAGCGGTTGTCCTCTGGTCCCGCGCGGCCCTCGCCGATCCCTCGAACGCCACCACCTTCTACAACCTGGGCCTCGGCAAGCTCGCCCTCGGTGATCGGAGCGGTGCCCGCGAGGCCTGGACGCACTTCCTGAGGCTGGCCGGCCCCGAGCTGGCGCCACAGCGTGCCGAGGTGGAGCGCCGCCTTGGGAACCTGGCAGCGCCCTGACACCTCAGTCGCCGATCATCTTCTCGGCCTGCTTCTTCTGGGCACCGAAGAAGTCCTTGAGGGCACCCCCCGCCATGCAGACCGAGTCGGGCAGCCCCTGCTTCACCTTGCAGTCGTACATGTAGGCGGGTCGCCGCACCCAGGCCCGGAAGTAGTCGCTGGTGAAGTAGAGGATCCCACCGGCAAGCCCGATGAGCGCCACGAGGATGAGAGCGGCCTTCTTCATGGGGCCGATCTAGCACGCCCCGGGCCGAAGCGCCTCTCGACCAGACCGAGGTTGTGGCGCGCCTCCTCGTTGGCCGGGTCGAGCTCGAGGGCCCGACGATAGGCCTCGTGGGCGGAGGGCAGGCCCCGCATGAAGCGGACCGTCCCCAGGGTGTTCCAGTAGGCGCTGCTCGACGGCGCCAGCTCGACGGCTCGCTCCGCGGCCGCTTCGGCCTCGAGCAGCCGCCCCACCGTGGCCAGCCACCGAGCCTGCAGGGCCTGGGTGCCGGCCTGGGCGGGGTCCACCGCGAGCGATCGCCGAAGGTAGTCACCCGCGGTGGCGACCTCGCCCAGCTCGAGGGCAACGGAGGCCGCCTGCGCCAGGTAGAGGGGATGATCCGGGTTCGAGACCACCACCGGCGCCAGCGCGGCCTTCGCACCCCGGAGGTCGCCCTCGAGCTCCATCGCCCGGGCGAGGAAGCTCCAGGCCCGGGCGCTCTTCGGTGAGACCTTCACCTCGTGCTCCCAGAGTGTCCTCGCCCCGGACCAGGGCAGGGCCTGGAGCAGGGAGAGGAGCGCGAGCAGGCCCACCAGGCCCCCGCCGGCCAGCCCGCGCCCTCGCTCGAGCCTCGCCACCCCGAGACCCACGACGAGTACGCCACCCACCATCGCCAGGGGGAGGCGGTGCTCGGCCATGGGAGTATTGAGGCCATAGACGAGGATGAGCACGAGGGAGAGCGAGAACCAGGCCAGGGAGAAACCGGTCGCCTTCGCCAGGCCTTCGCGGCGGAGCAGCCCCCAGCAGAGCGCGGCCAGGGCCGGCCAGACCGACCACCCCACGAGAGCCTGGAGCCCGGTCGGTGGTGGAACTTCGTGAACCAGGGAGAGCCCCCAGGGCACCACGGCCAGGCGCAGGAGGCCGAGGAGGGCCAGACCGCCCTGCGGCGGCCGGTCGAAGAGCGGAGCCTTCTGACTCCACGCGCGGGCACCCGTGGCCGAGGCCAGCGCCTCGGGCCGCGTCGCCTCGATCAGCTCCGGCCGCAGGAAGAGGAAGAAGACGAGATAGAGCCCGATGGGCAACAGCACCGGCCAGGCCGCCAGCGGCCGCCTCCACCAGACGAGCTCCCTCCGGGTGAGCTGCGTCAGGAGCAGGGCTGGAAGCGCCAGGGCGACGGCCTCCTCCTTGGTGAGGAGCGCCAGGAGGACCAACAGGGGCACGAGCACTCTGGCCTTGCGCTCGAGCTCCTCCCACCGGAGCAGACCGGTGAGCGCGAGCAGGCCGAAGAGCGCCATCAGGAGCGACGAGCGCCCGGTCGCCAGCAGGATCGACTCGGAGAGGAGAGGATGGGCCACGAGGATCAGCGCGGTCCAGAAGCCCGCCCGCCGGGCCAGCTCGTCATCGACCCCGGAGATCAGCCGAGGCAGGAGCAGCCGCGTGAAGCGGGCCGCCGCCAACCCCAGGAAGAGCAGGAGCAGGAGCGAGGTCAGGCGATAGGGCCAGACAGCGCCCTGGCCGATCAACCCGTCGAAGAGGAAGGTCGTGAAGAGGACGGGCCGATAGAAGGGAGTGTGGGTCGAGGTCGATCCCAACCAGGGATCGACGAAGAAGCGGGGGAGGCTGGCGAGATCCAGGAAGGCGGGGTTGCCGGCGATCTGATGGAGATCGTCGAACTGGAAGGGAGCCTGGAGCGCCAGGCCGTGGGCGACCCCGACCACCAGCAGGACTGCGCAGAAGAGGATGCCCGGCCGCTTCATTCCTCCGCTCCTCCGGCAAGGAGACCTCCTTGCTGCAGCGCCTCGACGAGCTCGCGGGTGAACTCTCGCTTGTCCCGGTAGTCCAGGTGCGAAGTGTCGGGCAGGCGGTAGCGCTGCAGCGCGGGAACGTCGGAGAGGTGCAGGGTCTCGGCGCCGGTCTCGGCTGCGAGGGCGTCCCAGTAGATCGCACGGGGGTAGTAGGCCTGATCGAGGACCCAGTGCTGATCCTGGGTCGGGAAGCGAAGGAAGACCACCCGTCCACCCCTCTCCTGGATCGCCTTCACCCAGGGCGCGACCGTGCGAGCCGCCACACGCCACGCCTCGAAGGGCACCCGGCCCCGCTGGGCGTAGACCTGCTGGACGCGAGCGATCCGGCCCATGCGGTACCGGGCGAGGTCGATCATCCGGTAGTCCCCTTCGCGGGTCCGGTTGGCCAGGGTGCGCAGATAGAAGGGAGCCGGCACGCCCTCACCCGCGAGGAGGGAGAGCAGGATCCGGCGGAGGTTGAGGCTGGGGCTCAGGACCGTCAGGCGCTCCTGCGCCAGGGAGGCTAGCCGGCGATTCAAGAAGGCGTCGGGGCTCTTCTGGTCATGGTAGGCCTTCACCCAGGCCTGCTGGCTCTCGATCCGATCGGCGCGAAGGCCGCCAGGCACCACCGACACCAGGACAGTTCCCCTGAAGTCCGGGTCCTCGGCCAGATCCCGGAGCGTGGCGAAGGGCGCCGAGCCATCGATCGCCAGCTGCAACACCGTGTGATCAGGCAGGAGCCGCTCCATCTCCGACGGGTCCAAACCAAGCTGGATCCGGGAGGCCCCGAGGAGCACCACGACCTTCTCCCCGTAGACGCGGCTGCGCTCGACCGCCCAGAGCGCGGGATCGTCGGTGACCGTCGGCAGATGCCCGACGGAGCGCCAGGCGGCCTCGGCGCCCCCGAGGATCGAGAGCGCCAGGAGGGCCGTCAGCCCCCAGAGCCGGAACGCCGGCAGCGGCGGGACCCTCTGTCTAGAACTGGAAGTAGATGAAGGCACGATCCTCTCCCGGCATCATGACGATGCCAGCCAGCATGATGGCCAGACCGAAGGCCAGGGCCCACCAGGGCGTTCTCGCCGCCACGGTCTCGACGGTGGCGTCTTTCATGGCCCACTGGAGTGCGACGACCCCCAGGGCGACACCGAGGCCGAGCCAGGCAGCATCCGATATGGGCAGGACTGCGGTGGTCTCACCCAATCCCACCATCGCCGCGACGATTCCGGTGCTACGCGGCAGGGTGTCGGCGCGGAAGAAGATCCAGGCGAAGCAGACCAGCACGAAGGTCCCGATGCGGCCGAGCGATAGCGCCAGGCCGCTCTTGGCCCATCCCGCGTTCACCAGCAGGACTTTCAACCCTCGCTCGAGTACCAGATAGAGGCCGTGGAGGGCTCCCCACACCACGAAGTTCCAGGACGCCCCGTGCCACAAGCCCCCGAGCAACATCGTCAGGGAGAGGTTCACGTAGGTGCGGACCTGCCCGTGCCGGTTCCCGCCCAGGGGGATGTAGAGGTAGTCGCGCAGCCAGGTCGAGAGCGAGATGTGCCATCTCCGCCAGAAGTCGGAGAAGCCCATCGCCGCGTAGGGGAAGCGGAAGTTGTCGGGCAGCTCGAAGCCCAGGCACATCGCGCTACCGATGGCGATGGTCGAGTAGCCGGCGAAGTCGCAGAAGATCTGACCGGCGAAGGCCAGGGTGCCGATCCAGGCCCCCGCAGCGTCCGGGAGGACGGCCGCGTCGTAGTAGACCTCGACGACCGGAGCGAGGAAGCCGTCGGCCAGAACGACCTTCTCGAAGAGCCCGAGGACCATGAGCGCCAGGCCCCAGCCCAGCTCGTGCGCCGTGGCCCGGCGAGGCTCGACGCAC harbors:
- a CDS encoding tetratricopeptide repeat protein, producing MTSDRETKLRRWWSLAVFGAAVAVYLPTLGHGFVFDDDVLVVRNEVVHEGSLARLFSTSHWEGAGLRADLYRPIPAATYALDHALWGLDPLGYHLTNLLLHALAALLLLWLAWTWRLPALPAGLAGLAFALHPIHVEVAAHVAGRKDVLVTVFLLAALLAHARWRRGGDARWLLLAPLFLAAGLFSKENAIVGLGLLPLQDLLIDRREPVRWRRLAALYGAYALVTLGWAAARWSVVGALASTVVPFLDNPLVEASLTGRWMTALAVLGRGLGALVWPTTLSPDYSFDALPVVRSALDPGFVGSLLLLGLLTWLAARNWRARPAVTAGLLFWAGAIFPTSNLLLVIGTIYGERLLYLPSAGIALAAAALLPAELGIARPRGKAILALAAGLLLAWSARNLHYSAAWESEATLFAWAARAVPGSAKVHHKLGERAMAEGRHAEAEAAFARALAIHDEAFQTHRGRAAALRGLGRLAEAEAALRRVVELRGDDPASHYELASLYRDLGRLEDARPHWEKTLALDPAHAGALGDLGSYRHLQGDTAGAVVLWSRAALADPSNATTFYNLGLGKLALGDRSGAREAWTHFLRLAGPELAPQRAEVERRLGNLAAP
- a CDS encoding MBOAT family protein, which produces MVRNLVFNSYTFVVFFAVVLGLHHLRLPWWTRKLNLLLASYLFYMAWNPPFVLLLWVSTVADWYIARGLQRTEAPGRRRLLLLATLGVNLGLLVFFKYGNFALENFTWLMGSLGVSYSPVALDIVLPVGISFYTFQTLSYTLDVYLRRGKPWHSFLDYALYVTFFPQLVAGPIVRSAQFLPQCVEPRRATAHELGWGLALMVLGLFEKVVLADGFLAPVVEVYYDAAVLPDAAGAWIGTLAFAGQIFCDFAGYSTIAIGSAMCLGFELPDNFRFPYAAMGFSDFWRRWHISLSTWLRDYLYIPLGGNRHGQVRTYVNLSLTMLLGGLWHGASWNFVVWGALHGLYLVLERGLKVLLVNAGWAKSGLALSLGRIGTFVLVCFAWIFFRADTLPRSTGIVAAMVGLGETTAVLPISDAAWLGLGVALGVVALQWAMKDATVETVAARTPWWALAFGLAIMLAGIVMMPGEDRAFIYFQF